The genomic window GTaagtgagaaaaatatgatctacaTGTATTATCATATAGGCTCTGAGAGTGATACAAAAAcatatcaacaatgaaaaatattgggggggggtgctgatgcTGTCTATCGGGTTACGGTAACCTTCTAaactgtttttaaaacatgaatgaagtggtagaaatatcccaattcataaCTATTTTTTGGGCTATTTATTTTAAGCTAAATAAGgtagtcatgttttggctatgacctttaaaaaataactataaaaaaaaagcaaCCCACcaacccaattttgaaaaagttttttgcCTTATGGACCTTTAAATAATTCCATACATATGTATATTGTGCATTTTGATGAATATGTACCTCGCAATTTAAATTTAGTGCTTGAGACTAAGATAAATGTCTAATGGTCCAGGAAATtttcattataaaatacatatgatCATGTAAGGACTCATAAACAAACCGAAACCGCAAAGAAATGCAACTGTAGAATCAAAGCAAATTGTCCCCTCCGTGGAGAATGCTTGACTGAAGCAATAGTGTACAAAGCTACTGTAACATCTGATGTGGAATCTAAAGTATACATAAGGACTTTCAGGAGGACCGTTCAAAGATAGATTCCGCAACCATACAAAGTCCTTCAGACacgaaaaatatgaaaaagaaactgaactttcaaaacatgtttggaaCCTCAAAAGAAGTAGGCCTTATTCCaattggtcgcatgtcatgaggtggtccattttgtgttacatggtcaaaatggtcaaaaaaattattttttaatatgttatagatattgtaaaactgcaacatctcataccatttttacctcaaaaatgtTTATCGTTTTGGCGTAATTGCCTAATTCATAACTAATTAGCCCATAGGCcgcaatgtaaatcaaaattttcaaatgcgtttttctcaaattggaccttgttcacataaaataccccacaacaaatgtctgaagttggattttgtccaatgtgctaggatatgttcacaacatagtgatgcatcagtctcacccttcaaaaaaaaattatgtaatcgCATTCACAATATACATGGTGCGCCAAAAAAGttgttatttttaaattaaaatttaattcataattcatattttcccaacactacttcctaccatttttataatgcaaaaattagtttccttgtgcaatttcctttcagaaaatacatacatttatcatgatacagtgaaTATTAAAGGAGATATGGACCTTTGCAGTTTTTGCATGTGATTGCATTGACTGCTGTGCATTTAGAGGCAACCCGTGGTACAAAACGTAATGAGAAACTaatatggaatatgaaattgatccATTTTGAAGTCAATCTTGTTTCTTTGAGTAATTGGCTCTAAAATGAGCCATTAAAAAGCTCAATATGACAAGGAGTTATGAAgatacaataatttattcaaaccaACACTATGGAAATCTTACATTTTTCTATGCTAATACATTACTCCTCACCCACCTGCTCCTCAcccacctgctcctccaccccatcAATTTTCAATTCCAGCTGATGTCATTTATTTAGTTTGACTCACTTTTAAGTACTAGTTTACACAGTTTTAGCCCTGTTCTTTAGCTCTAAAATGAGACCCAAAGTACCTCAATAGGACAAGGGGTTGGTTcactatgacatttttcattcgcCTACATTCGAAAAATTGTAACACCTCCACCTTTTTAGGGTACcaacttgtgacatgcgaccaattATGAAATTATCTGGGAAATAGTTAAACAATCAAACACCAAGAGACGCGAATCCGGTCAATGCAATCTTTGTCTAGAAGAAAAACTTTATATTCTCAAAATGTCTGAAGAAACCCTCTTAAACAAAAGATCCGAACTTATCTCAAAATGTCGCCACGCAAGAAAAAAGAAGTAGGCTCAATTAAGTTGTTGTTATGATTTTTGATTTGCGGTGCCATTAACATTGCGCGGAAAATTCACATCTATTTCGCGTAGGCCTATCCGCGTGGGTCTACTTTGCGTATGTTTCATATCCACGcgtctttatgcgtaggcctatccgcgtaggcctactttgcatatttttttttttttggttccgtaatcaaggatcataacaacaacagcgcaatagtctgacgatcgccgtgaggcgtgaaactactagttactagatgctgaatattatttagccaaaattgttttattatgatgtagtacatgtacatgtaggctgaGAGTGATACTTTGAGGATAACATTGCTTTCATGCTAAATATTCAGAATGTACTGTCATGTAACTTTGACTGTACATTGTACAAGAAATGTAAATACCGGTAATAATTGTTGCACTATTTTGTGCACTCCCACCCTTGTTTTTATTAGCCCAAGTTTAGGAGCAGTAAAGGTGTGTCATCAGCACATCTGCAGACAGAGTCACTACGGATTACAGTTGGCAATGAACGCTTCCAAGGGAAGACTGCCGAGCCAGAGCGAGAGGACACACATAAATCAGCAATGGACCGTCTGGGGCCTCCAGTCAGCCAAGAATTGCAGGAATCTGAAGATCTTGATGATCTTTATCAAGACTTACCACCTCCAGCACCTATTCCAAGGTAATTAATTGCCATAATTTCAGGGGTTCAGTTTCATCATGAATGCTAAGCAAAGCTGGTCTATGATTCTGAACTTCACTTAAATTCAAGcaacaaattattagaattgacAGATTCACATCAATGTGTTGTTTTTTATAGTATAAGGGTAGGACTCTTGTTCGATTTATGGTGCAAAATACACATCTTTTTTCTCATTTCGACTTACTTCAAGTTGAATTTCCAGTTTATCAGTAACTTtaagtttattttgatgtaaaaataTTTAGTTCTTTTTAAATAACAATTAAACATGTGAAAGAATAATTTAAGCTTACAGCCATTTTTTTTAAGTGCACAAATTTTGGCGGAAATAATGCGATCGCACATAAGTCTGGCCCTTACCCACATACTCTCCTATGGGCATTGGTATGCATGTTTTTTACTGATCAAAAGCGCTGGAAATTTGGAAACCGATTGTTTTAATTGTATGCCCCcatgtacagtgtacatgtaaGACAGAAAACACAATGTGACAAATTGACCTTAAATGGAGAGAACATAAACTTCAAAGGAGGATGATCTGATTTAGTCCATTATTTCCACTGACCTTGCAAAATCCAAACAACATTTTTCAGCCCAAATGTCACACATGGGCTTGCAAAGAAATCATGATGTGGGGAATGGGGATGAAGTTGTCAATCAAACCAGCCTCTAAATCGGcctgaattttttgtttgttggttGCTTGTTTGTACTACATGTACCTTTTCTTTCACAGGAGTTAAATTGAAAGTGGATTTCAACAGTACCAGATTTTAAGATAATTAGTAGGGCCTATAGTAAATAAACTCatataaactaatgattgattttCAAACAGTTTGAAGACCTGGTGACAAGGTAAGAGGTCCTCAGTTTTGGTTTGGCAAACTTCTTATTCTTGACTTTAATGAAATTTGGGCTAAATGATCTTGATACATTTTACTTTTGCGTATCAATGACATAGTCAGTGACTTAATAATATTGAGGCATCTTTTAACATGCATGTGtacggccgtgtgtcctgaactcgccacccttagtgttacatgacaaatattatgaatttttacaccaaccgggtttctgattagattatctcgacaatcatcaaccctaaactagcaaaagtatacatttttggaaagctgaaggcataagcaattcaaatatatacatttcaactcattatacagggtgacctgcaagttatacagggtggaataaaaaagattttgataaaaaatgggtcactcaatgcattgcttattaccaacttacagtaataaactggaagtaaacaacattcatttggttagaggatatggagagccaactgactttggaagaaaccaaaatcacagctgtttggtaatctaggaatatagggtgtcccaaagtatgttagatttttttacaattcaacatattttgaacctaaacattttccccctaacccatacagaaaaaatatgcccatatttagattcctcgtcaaatttcccttcagaaaatctatactttgactatgataggataagtaattaaaattttacagtaacttttagattttgaagacatctgcattacttactatacagtgtttaatatgacaacgggtagttttgtatggaaaagtttgtattttctagactaaaccaatcataaattattaaaaacaattagtagaattgtttagctgtaaggccatgagtgttttagatgctatatagagtccaaatccaatttacagcctttacagaagcagattacgcactaaaaataccaatcccatagagtttgtgtgtaccacatccccaccaccacctcccccaccaccgccaccctgcccattctgaattctatgaagcacagtgtcagtattaaaaaagttcaagtatttctttttacagggttgaaagtgcattttatttagcaataaaatgagaccacaagcatgacaataccttcttgttTGACAGAGATACatgtatcatcatttgttttgagtcgactttggcaaaatgtaacgtcgccacctttttttggtggcgagctcaagacacacaacCGTACAGCAGAGATTTTAGTGTTCAAACATCTTGGGATTTGAAGCTGCAGTACTACAGACAATAAAATTGGCTTGACTGTCACTGACTGCATTGCGTTCAGTGATAGGGGCCTGAGAAAATTTGGAATCTAGCAAGTTGATTCCCAGGAAATTTCAGGCtgtggagggaaattttgctccCCCTTGTAAGAAATTCATAATAAGAAATGTTGCTATAAATCATGGAAGTTAAATTTGGTTAATAAAAATACCTTAGGTCCTGATGGTGAGGGatggtacaatgtacatgtgtacGTGATACAACAGAGACCCATTGTCAGTTCAGAGTGAATGCATATGATCcattatgttttcaaaatgctgtagataattctgaaatatactgtagttagttttaatataatatCAATATCTTTTGTGCTTTGTTCCTATTTCTTTAGTATGCCACATGAAAGGAAGAGCTTGCCAGATTTCTCTATTGGTAACACCACACCCTTGAGAGATGAAGCAGCACAAAAGGAAAGAAAGCCACTCAAACCAAAGAGTAAAAGTGGAGATGGCAGACAACATGGAAGTAGCCTTGATAAAGACAAAAGCAGAGAGAGAGGAAAAGATAAGGATAATAGAAGCAAACGAAGCAAGGAACGAgattataataatgatgataaaccTAAGATTAGGCCTAAAGATCATGAAAAAAATAGGGAAGATACAGGACAATATCCTAAAGAAAGAAATCACAAAGGTAATAGCAGAGAAAGAAGTTATGAGAGAGATAGAGGTGATCTACCAAGAAGACGTCCTGACTTCTCACCATCTGAACGTCACGGTAAACCTGCTGGTGCACCTCAAACACCACCTGTAGATGCTGCGTTAACCCAAGCTACTTTACTGGTGCAGAGTATAAGACAGAGTACATCAATTCGAGGAGATCAGCGCCCAGGTGCAGCTGGTAGCCAGCCTGTGGGAGGCTCTGGTGGACACCCACCACACACTGGTGCACCCTATGCACAGCAAATGCCTGGAGGTGCAGATGGTATGTACCATCAGGGCTCCCAAAGCGGCTACCCTAGTGCACCTGGTGGTCAATTCCCAAGTCATCTGCCACACCTGCCACCACCTCATCAGTACCAACAGCAGGCTGGTCAACCACCAATACAGCAGCAGCAGTACCCACATACAAGTCAACAATTACAGCATACTAATCTACCACCCCAGCAATACACTCAAGGGGACTTAAATCAACAGCATAGATTTGCACCAGTGCAAGATGCATATAAAAATCAGCAGGGTACCCCTTCAACAGAATATAATAATCCTTTTCCATCATCTCATCATGGGGGCCATACCCTACCAGGAATGGAGCCTCAAATGCAGAAGAAATTACCGGATGTTCATTTTGGCTCAGTAGATGAGGAAGATCTGTTTTTGTATGGAGATACAGGTGACAACAGTCAGCATGTTAAACATGATACTGAAAAGAAACGGGAACAGACTCCATCCACGTCAGATTTTTGGAGCAAACGAGCAGGGCCCATGGAAGAGTATGTTCCAGAAGTGAAACCAGCGGTAGCGGTAGCGGTACCAGCCCCTGTAGAAGAAAAACAACCAGAGAAAACATCAGGAGAGATTGAAGATGATCAGATAAAGAAAATtttatctgtgattggttttgattttgatctTGCCAAGAAGATAGCTGATCAGAAAAAGCAACAGGAAGAGGAAGAAAAACTTCGTCGACAAGCTCGTGCCAGTAAGAAATCAAGTGTGAGGCCATCAAGTACTGATCCATCTGATTCACCACAAACTATAACATCTCTAGCAGGACAGCGTGAAAATCCACCTCGAGCTTCATTTAATCCG from Amphiura filiformis chromosome 5, Afil_fr2py, whole genome shotgun sequence includes these protein-coding regions:
- the LOC140152649 gene encoding uncharacterized protein, coding for MKSFMMKDHPLQRHRVFMEISLMRSVVVSKWDSPERGESPDQNRRGRVSPRESPRRGQSEDFQSPSGPKFRSSKGVSSAHLQTESLRITVGNERFQGKTAEPEREDTHKSAMDRLGPPVSQELQESEDLDDLYQDLPPPAPIPSMPHERKSLPDFSIGNTTPLRDEAAQKERKPLKPKSKSGDGRQHGSSLDKDKSRERGKDKDNRSKRSKERDYNNDDKPKIRPKDHEKNREDTGQYPKERNHKGNSRERSYERDRGDLPRRRPDFSPSERHGKPAGAPQTPPVDAALTQATLLVQSIRQSTSIRGDQRPGAAGSQPVGGSGGHPPHTGAPYAQQMPGGADGMYHQGSQSGYPSAPGGQFPSHLPHLPPPHQYQQQAGQPPIQQQQYPHTSQQLQHTNLPPQQYTQGDLNQQHRFAPVQDAYKNQQGTPSTEYNNPFPSSHHGGHTLPGMEPQMQKKLPDVHFGSVDEEDLFLYGDTGDNSQHVKHDTEKKREQTPSTSDFWSKRAGPMEEYVPEVKPAVAVAVPAPVEEKQPEKTSGEIEDDQIKKILSVIGFDFDLAKKIADQKKQQEEEEKLRRQARASKKSSVRPSSTDPSDSPQTITSLAGQRENPPRASFNPSSSFLDSGLRQATESGGNAASFIHDAKQSATQSQQGYEQQHERMPMPQQVASQQSAPTSQALLPTPHQQGVPASHEQGLPPQQGVPSHEQGVPPQQGAPPSHQPGPFALLPTPTTMYDQYGRPLPPPPELYPPHSQPFQQYQTAPPPPFFPHPGAPPPHQQGYVPPPIQPPQLPYYPDQHGTQYPPPNAPQQGYDQSYPPNSEASGGYQPSHSYQQHSPERYSRSRSRGRSRSSSSRSSSSGRSGSSQSSRSESPERTPPPKRSRDRSRSHSQSVKDHHEDRRFKEKSKDKGLRRDEEYGPELPSEKEGSQSPRRIVLLPKSEREESSRKRKFKEVKEPDDSNFDKLKHLEKAELKKLRQLYKDEREALEKKKRKRKKRKEF